From a region of the Zingiber officinale cultivar Zhangliang chromosome 10B, Zo_v1.1, whole genome shotgun sequence genome:
- the LOC122030428 gene encoding protein SMAX1-like: MKAGLSTIQQTLTPEAAAVLTQSIGEAARRSHGQATPLHVAAMLLAAPGGLLRQACARSHNLESPSSHPLRCRALELCFSVALDRLPASAAAAEPSISNALMAALKRAQANQRRGCPQHQPPLLAVKVDLEQLVMSILDDPSVSRVMREASFSSTAVKAAIEQSLPSSSSSSSAAIAAAVSRNVYLNPRLHYPHGGGGGGGSSGADRPREDEVKRVQDILSRPTKRNPILVGDCDLDATLQQVLQRIRSLDAPSPLRNAQILPFAKEIASISAADHSLLPTKIRELGSSIESSISSGDRAVILDLGDLKWLAESPSGAGKPSLSETSRATVQEMARLWKHFQGNSRMWLVGAASSATYLRCQVYYPTLENDLDLQPVPIAPRFGGNNIHGNNAESLAASKALVGIGASGVLQRQPPPITDLSSRRTTLCPACTGSYARELSILMAKGLEKDSAKPEDSRGLPQWLRIASSSPLQSEEEGLIRKGRSEELRSKWSESCSRLHHEYRRSSPTLSNPSCVLNPHRPPQLNLTLSQTGDAIAAKQPTNHPDSSVKADLVLGSPGVSTSSVAKTHQERLKDSIGCTQDMFAGHRSAKVAGISDIDMFKRLFSGLTEKVSWQQEAASAVASVVMQCKSGNGKRRGRATKGDIWLLLAGPDKIGKKKMATALSELMFGTGPMVVNFGHSPSTFGDVEESNLSLRGRTLMDRIAEEARRNPFSMIVLENIDQADMLAQGKIKKAIERGHLIDSYGREVSLGSIVFVLTSDWLPEGLKSSYSSLIEYEKTVLDSARGGFELELTIGNKTGKRHPTSICYDDRPIKLRKDSSVSTSLSLDLNLSVGEHEFDKGRLTVSHSTSSLASDLTQLVDGVVMFKPVHFAQLQRDVVESVSMKFATTVGEGIAIRIDDEALDKITGGLWLSGATLDDWAERVLVPSLNQLRDNLKHEPGPRLIRLSATKRDQTRSNAKEWLPTTVAIAIDRDHDS; encoded by the exons ATGAAGGCGGGACTGAGCACGATCCAGCAGACGTTGACGCCGGAGGCCGCGGCCGTGCTGACGCAGTCGATTGGGGAGGCGGCGCGGCGGAGTCACGGGCAGGCGACGCCGCTGCACGTGGCGGCGATGCTGCTGGCGGCCCCTGGCGGGCTCCTACGCCAGGCCTGCGCGCGCTCGCACAACCTGGAGTCGCCCTCGTCCCATCCCCTCCGCTGCCGCGCCCTCGAGCTCTGCTTCTCTGTCGCCCTCGACCGCCTCCCTGcctcggcggcggcggcggagcctAGTATCTCCAATGCACTCATGGCGGCCCTCAAGCGCGCGCAGGCCAACCAGCGCCGCGGGTGCCCCCAGCACCAGCCGCCGCTCCTCGCCGTCAAGGTCGACCTGGAGCAGCTCGTCATGTCCATCCTCGACGACCCTTCCGTCAGCCGCGTCATGCGCGAGGCCAGCTTCTCCTCCACCGCCGTCAAAGCCGCCATCGAACAATCCCTtccatcctcctcttcctcctcatccgCCGCCATCGCCGCCGCCGTCTCCCGCAATGTCTACCTCAATCCCCGCCTTCACTACCCccacggcggcggcggcggcggaggctcCAGCGGCGCCGACCGGCCGAGAGAAGACGAAGTGAAGCGCGTCCAAGACATCCTCTCAAGACCCACAAAGCGAAACCCCATCCTCGTCGGCGACTGCGACCTCGACGCCACCCTCCAACAAGTGCTGCAGAGGATTCGCTCCCTCGACGCCCCGTCGCCGCTTCGCAACGCGCAAATTCTCCCCTTTGCGAAGGAAATCGCCTCCATTTCCGCCGCCGACCACTCCCTTCTCCCCACCAAGATCagggagctcggtagctcgatCGAGTCCTCCATCAGCAGCGGCGACCGCGCCGTGATTCTTGATCTGGGCGACTTAAAATGGCTCGCGGAGAGCCCCAGCGGCGCCGGAAAGCCCTCCCTCTCCGAAACCAGCCGCGCTACCGTACAGGAAATGGCGAGGCTCTGGAAGCATTTCCAGGGGAACAGCCGGATGTGGCTCGTCGGAGCGGCGTCTTCCGCCACGTACCTCCGCTGCCAGGTGTACTACCCGACACTGGAGAACGACTTGGATCTCCAACCCGTCCCCATCGCGCCAAG ATTTGGGGGCAACAATATACATGGTAACAATGCTGAAAGCCTAGCGGCATCAAAAGCCTTAGTTGGAATAGGTGCCTCCGGAGTTCTTCAAAGACAACCGCCACCGATCACTGATCTATCTTCTCGAAGAACAACTCTCTGCCCCGCTTGCACAGGAAGTTACGCGCGCGAATTGTCCATACTTATGGCCAAGGGGTTAGAGAAGGACTCCGCGAAACCGGAGGACAGCCGAGGATTGCCTCAGTGGTTGCGCAttgcctcctcttctcctcttcag AGTGAGGAGGAAGGACTAATTCGGAAGGGAAGAAGTGAAGAGCTTAGAAGTAAATGGAGTGAATCTTGTTCCCGACTTCATCATGAATATCGTCGATCATCTCCAACTCTGTCCAATCCCTCGTGTGTTTTGAATCCACATCGACCGCCTCAACTCAATTTAACCTTATCGCAAACCGGTGATGCTATTGCAGCAAAGCAGCCTACTAACCATCCAGATAGCTCAGTGAAGGCTGATTTGGTTCTCGGGAGCCCGGGAGTTTCAACTTCTTCGGTTGCGAAAACACACCAAGAGCGCCTCAAGGATTCGATTGGGTGCACGCAAGACATGTTCGCCGGTCACCGAAGTGCTAAAGTTGCTGGCATTTCCGACATCGACATGTTCAAGAGGCTATTTAGTGGGCTCACAGAGAAAGTCAGTTGGCAACAGGAAGCAGCTTCAGCTGTTGCTTCTGTTGTGATGCAATGCAAGTCGGGTAACGGAAAGAGGCGTGGCCGCGCTACGAAAGGCGATATATGGCTTCTTCTTGCGGGGCCGGACAAAATCGGTAAGAAAAAGATGGCCACTGCTCTATCCGAGCTAATGTTTGGTACTGGTCCTATGGTTGTGAACTTTGGTCATTCACCGAGCACCTTTGGTGATGTCGAAGAGTCTAATTTAAGTCTCCGCGGAAGGACATTGATGGATCGAATAGCGGAAGAAGCACGCCGAAACCCTTTTTCGATGATAGTCCTTGAGAACATAGATCAAGCGGACATGCTCGCTCAGGGTAAGATTAAGAAAGCAATCGAGAGAGGACATCTCATTGATTCGTATGGTCGGGAGGTCAGTTTAGGGAGTATCGTCTTTGTTCTTACTTCAGATTGGCTACCGGAAGGCCTAAAGAGCTCATATAGTTCCCTAATCGAGTATGAGAAAACCGTACTTGATTCTGCCCGTGGCGGATTTGAATTGGAGCTTACAATCGGGAACAAGACCGGGAAACGACATCCGACTTCAATTTGCTACGATGATAGACCAATTAAGCTTAGGAAGGATAGCTCCGTAAGCACTAGCCTTTCCCTCGACCTTAACCTATCAGTCGGTGAGCATGAGTTCGACAAGGGCAGGCTCACGGTTAGCCACTCAACATCTTCCTTGGCCTCAGACCTCACCCAACTAGTCGACGGTGTTGTAATGTTCAAGCCAGTTCACTTTGCTCAGCTACAACGGGACGTTGTCGAGTCCGTGTCAATGAAATTCGCAACCACGGTGGGTGAGGGGATCGCAATTAGGATCGACGAcgaagctctggacaaaatcacCGGCGGTCTATGGCTCAGTGGCGCGACATTGGATGACTGGGCTGAAAGGGTGTTGGTGCCCAGCCTGAACCAACTAAGGGACAATTTGAAACATGAACCTGGACCAAGACTCATTCGACTCTCCGCGACTAAGAGGGACCAAACGAGAAGCAACGCGAAGGAGTGGTTACCGACGACAGTGGCCATTGCTATCGATCGCGACCACGATAGCTGA
- the LOC122030100 gene encoding F-box protein AFR-like yields MPPRSEPVEMAAATAVEGEEESVPRRRSVEAEGDQLIPGLPDEVAEQCLLHLPFPYQPLARSVSSAWNRALSSPTFLRSKAEAAAERSLPYLFVFAFDRATLRLQWQALDPRTRRWFVLPPMPLPAGGDGPLCPPAFACAVLPCRGELYVLGGMRSDTQFPLQTTLAYRAATNSWCAAAPMPTPRCFFSACAIGGRIFAAGGGDGGISAVECYDPAADKWAPAAGMRRGMARYDAAVVGRRMYLTEGWTWPFDSSPRGGVYDADRDAWEEMRVGMREGWTGSSAVAGGRLYVVSECGDGRVKAYDEGTDRWRPVSGSGVPGDVRRPYAVIGGAGGAAHEGGRRTIYVVGSGLHVGVGTLADVTTAGATEETVEWEVVKGPPAFADLAPCNAVVLFA; encoded by the coding sequence ATGCCTCCCCGCTCGGAGCCGGTGGAGATGGCGGCGGCAACGGCGGTGGAAGGGGAGGAGGAGAGTGTGCCGCGGCGACGATCGGTGGAAGCGGAAGGGGACCAGTTGATCCCAGGATTGCCCGATGAGGTGGCGGAGCAGTGCCTCCTCCACTTGCCCTTCCCCTACCAACCTCTGGCCCGGTCCGTCTCCTCCGCCTGGAATCGCGCCCTCTCAAGCCCCACCTTCCTCCGCAGCAAGGCAGAGGCAGCCGCCGAGCGGTCGCTTCCCTACTTGTTCGTCTTCGCCTTCGATCGGGCTACCCTCCGGCTGCAGTGGCAGGCCCTCGACCCGCGCACCCGCCGCTGGTTTGTGCTCCCGCCGATGCCACTCCCGGCGGGGGGAGACGGCCCGCTCTGCCCCCCGGCGTTCGCCTGCGCCGTCCTCCCCTGCCGCGGCGAGCTCTACGTCCTCGGCGGGATGCGGTCGGATACCCAGTTCCCGCTGCAGACCACGCTCGCCTACCGCGCCGCTACGAACTCCTGGTGCGCCGCCGCGCCGATGCCCACCCCGCGGTGCTTCTTCTCGGCGTGCGCGATCGGGGGCCGGATCTTCGCGGCAGGGGGCGGCGACGGCGGGATCTCGGCGGTGGAGTGCTACGATCCCGCGGCAGATAAGTGGGCCCCGGCCGCCGGGATGCGGCGCGGGATGGCGCGGTACGACGCCGCGGTGGTGGGCCGGCGGATGTACCTCACCGAGGGCTGGACCTGGCCGTTCGACTCCTCGCCTCGGGGCGGCGTCTACGACGCCGATCGGGACGCGTGGGAGGAGATGCGGGTGGGGATGCGGGAGGGTTGGACGGGGTCGAGCGCGGTCGCCGGCGGCCGGCTCTACGTCGTCTCCGAGTGCGGCGACGGGCGAGTGAAGGCGTACGACGAGGGGACCGACCGGTGGCGACCGGTGTCGGGTAGCGGAGTCCCTGGCGACGTGAGGCGGCCGTACGCAGTGATCGGGGGCGCCGGAGGCGCGGCACACGAAGGGGGGAGGAGAACGATCTACGTGGTGGGGAGTGGCCTGCACGTCGGCGTTGGGACGTTAGCAGACGTGACCACCGCCGGCGCGACTGAGGAGACCGTGGAGTGGGAGGTGGTCAAGGGGCCGCCGGCGTTCGCAGATCTCGCGCCTTGTAACGCCGTCGTGCTCTTTGCTTAA